The uncultured Cohaesibacter sp. genome window below encodes:
- the bamE gene encoding outer membrane protein assembly factor BamE: MRNVRSGFHGSSFQKAKSLFSPVRAAGLAACLSTVLLSGCFTETTSIHGFVPSDYTLDQITEGASREQVMLTLGTPSTTADFGGEVFYYISQTRKQPVAFMRSYPVDQTVVAVYFDDEQRVSRTARYGLKDGKLFDFSRQVTPTGGKDTQFLSRLVEGIGAGTN; the protein is encoded by the coding sequence ATGCGCAACGTTCGCTCAGGTTTTCATGGCTCAAGCTTTCAAAAAGCCAAATCGCTGTTCTCTCCGGTGAGAGCTGCAGGTCTGGCCGCTTGCCTCAGCACGGTTCTGCTTTCAGGCTGCTTCACCGAAACGACGTCTATTCACGGCTTTGTTCCATCCGACTACACGCTTGACCAGATCACCGAAGGCGCCAGCCGCGAACAGGTGATGCTGACGCTCGGCACCCCGTCAACCACAGCCGATTTCGGCGGCGAGGTATTCTACTATATCTCGCAAACGCGCAAGCAGCCGGTTGCCTTCATGCGCTCCTATCCTGTGGATCAGACCGTGGTAGCGGTCTATTTCGACGACGAGCAGCGCGTTTCCCGCACCGCACGCTACGGCCTCAAGGATGGCAAGCTGTTTGACTTCTCCCGCCAGGTTACCCCGACCGGAGGCAAGGACACGCAGTTCCTCAGCCGTCTCGTTGAAGGGATCGGCGCTGGTACGAACTAG
- a CDS encoding ubiquinol-cytochrome C chaperone family protein: MIFKLFQKQSRKEDIADDLYRQIVAAARQTEFYLSYGVEDTVTGRFEMIILVAYTFFHRLKQEDEDARELGQLVFNRFFQDMDDSLREQGVGDLSIPKKIKKMAQSFYGHVEAYDAAREKGTDALAIALARNIYALEDGSRPEAAGLAAYVEACEEKLKLQSVEDFSKGRLHFPEIEPFQAV, from the coding sequence ATGATTTTCAAGCTGTTCCAAAAACAATCCCGCAAGGAAGATATTGCGGATGACCTATACAGACAAATCGTGGCGGCTGCGAGGCAGACTGAGTTCTATTTGAGCTATGGCGTGGAAGATACCGTGACCGGACGATTTGAAATGATCATCCTCGTCGCCTACACCTTTTTCCACCGGCTGAAGCAGGAAGATGAAGACGCGCGAGAGCTTGGGCAACTGGTTTTCAATCGCTTCTTTCAGGATATGGATGATTCCCTCAGGGAGCAGGGCGTTGGCGACCTTTCCATCCCCAAGAAGATAAAGAAGATGGCCCAGTCCTTTTATGGCCATGTTGAAGCCTATGACGCTGCGCGGGAAAAAGGGACGGATGCACTGGCAATTGCGCTCGCCCGCAATATATATGCCCTCGAAGACGGATCTCGCCCTGAAGCTGCCGGATTGGCGGCCTATGTCGAGGCCTGTGAAGAAAAATTGAAATTGCAGTCCGTGGAAGATTTCAGTAAAGGTAGGCTGCATTTTCCTGAAATCGAGCCGTTTCAGGCAGTCTGA
- a CDS encoding DUF177 domain-containing protein has protein sequence MSKKSTEPEFAPRAPVLSLPINVARLKSLGEMVKASADAEGCEELKNRLGILSVHDYSVEAKVTPWKKRGVQIEGFVRGEVEQACVVTLEPVLEQIDEPFKVTLVPKGSEFAKRAVDHSTMSEMVIDPEGDDPPEEFEGEEIDVGLYAEEFFALSLDDYPRAPDARFTGHIEDQAAFDGSENPFAALAVLKEDKPKDQ, from the coding sequence ATGTCTAAAAAATCCACAGAACCAGAGTTCGCCCCGCGCGCACCTGTACTGTCCCTGCCGATCAATGTTGCCAGATTGAAGAGTCTTGGTGAAATGGTGAAGGCCTCGGCTGATGCCGAAGGGTGCGAAGAGCTGAAAAACCGTCTCGGAATCCTGTCTGTCCACGACTACTCCGTCGAAGCCAAGGTTACTCCATGGAAAAAGCGTGGTGTCCAGATAGAAGGCTTTGTTAGGGGAGAAGTGGAACAGGCCTGCGTGGTTACCCTTGAGCCGGTTCTCGAACAGATTGATGAGCCTTTCAAGGTGACGCTGGTCCCGAAAGGGTCGGAATTTGCCAAACGGGCTGTCGATCACAGCACGATGAGCGAAATGGTCATCGATCCGGAAGGGGATGATCCTCCCGAGGAATTCGAGGGCGAGGAAATAGACGTCGGGCTTTACGCGGAAGAATTCTTCGCGTTGAGTCTGGATGATTATCCACGTGCACCCGATGCCCGGTTCACAGGCCACATCGAAGATCAGGCCGCGTTTGACGGGTCGGAAAATCCTTTTGCTGCCTTGGCTGTTCTCAAGGAAGATAAGCCAAAAGACCAGTAG